A genomic window from Candidatus Poribacteria bacterium includes:
- a CDS encoding DUF6259 domain-containing protein, which produces MRLCAITILSGIFCILYSQMALSAEITVTGNKVFVETDTCEVQFIDGVITQLSNRLTDEVYTLPLGIGDIPTGISGRSGLLRRNNDSLWTDQATLIEARKIAPLKAEIIFGQGQNEIRLFIAVDENTNDLLIEQEGVSDTAGVYGIQWGCGNLDTRNLDLILPAQGGQIIDAASPTTSGSFDYPEHWEAQLAIIQSEQGGFYIRGTDETFQFKVLHYEKDIESLALNFETQNQAPFDALTSAQSVVWRLNTYAGDWRVPARHYRDWMEETFNPRRLTEIPAWVSEIGLVVIYHGSDTNLLESLAEQIDPTKTLLYLTQWRKDDYDTNYPDYTASENFSSFLEAAHQHGFRVMLHTNFPGIAPYHPRYAELQKYQFRDRWSGNPIGWFWDRLEEPGRHAFINPASPEFRKILVHQLIDVSEKYQVDAFHLDVSLIAKNDANGLIEGLNSAQGNVQLHTELTEAMPQVVFGGEGLHEVTFFRESFAQRLIYSLDIKPHPISTFLFSPHTLLYGHLGLPNPDIGPELYQEYLSLYENWGVLPTLRLWSTEQLEKDHLGTQQLLSLARAWQKFGFKPDFEMDWGTGTLFQYIGKGGEVATLQKTDGRVTFVLPEDGIGYERIFGVAQVETERSLLHWHAYNQTTLLGLNPKKPYFLNDASRDFSQVHINALPEDVSLTASRVTENAALFRLERTNASHEIDLLSQFHLVRTGIVLNSEELSRQRGATFQPAEASVAGVHKTAIHAHPPYQGISGDAFGEWTLSLPDSPDIRLEFDIGLRDGSEGSDGVTFIVSIQGDEVFRKHYNEQRWEHITLDLSSYRNQQVTLRFTTTPGPVGNGAWDWAMWGVPKIVSEPSNAPAKVGFFLTNEPIKNFPDTLEYQGDSQYSLDTELPAQVFFFFNTPQQVDGVYNLTDAQFVAGLQYNGIFRLGSVWGSGQRMKLTAAGVSKNTISAHPPPNGQTVLQFLLSLPHVQELTFDFSMGLPDRSCSLDGLFFKVFLNGEKRFEHFAFNTPGWVDAQVSLSEFAGEVVLLELVTDSVESATCDWAHWANLMITPKDFKPRGDASN; this is translated from the coding sequence TCTTTGGACAGACCAAGCGACGCTAATAGAAGCAAGAAAAATCGCGCCCCTCAAAGCAGAAATCATATTTGGGCAGGGACAAAACGAGATTCGACTGTTCATAGCTGTCGATGAAAACACGAACGACCTCCTGATTGAACAAGAGGGCGTTTCCGACACAGCAGGTGTCTATGGAATCCAATGGGGGTGTGGGAATTTAGACACAAGAAATCTTGACCTCATTTTACCGGCGCAAGGTGGGCAAATCATTGATGCCGCGTCTCCAACCACTTCCGGGAGTTTCGACTATCCTGAACATTGGGAGGCACAACTCGCAATTATTCAATCAGAGCAAGGCGGTTTTTATATTCGCGGGACAGATGAAACCTTTCAGTTTAAAGTGCTCCACTACGAAAAAGATATAGAGAGTTTGGCACTCAATTTTGAAACCCAAAATCAAGCACCTTTCGATGCCCTTACCTCGGCACAGTCTGTCGTGTGGCGATTGAATACATACGCAGGTGATTGGCGTGTCCCTGCCCGACACTATCGAGACTGGATGGAAGAGACCTTCAATCCGAGAAGATTAACAGAGATACCTGCATGGGTTTCCGAAATCGGTTTGGTTGTTATCTATCACGGTTCGGATACGAACCTGCTGGAGAGCTTAGCAGAACAGATTGATCCGACAAAAACGTTGCTGTATCTAACACAATGGCGGAAAGACGACTACGATACGAATTATCCAGATTATACAGCATCCGAGAACTTCAGTAGTTTTCTTGAAGCTGCGCATCAGCACGGATTTCGGGTGATGCTCCACACCAATTTCCCTGGGATCGCGCCCTATCATCCGCGCTACGCTGAACTTCAGAAGTATCAATTTCGGGACCGATGGAGTGGCAACCCAATCGGTTGGTTTTGGGATCGGCTTGAAGAACCTGGGCGACACGCTTTTATTAATCCTGCGAGTCCTGAATTTAGGAAAATCCTCGTTCACCAATTAATAGACGTATCGGAGAAATATCAGGTTGATGCTTTCCATCTGGATGTTAGCCTTATTGCTAAAAATGACGCAAACGGTTTGATAGAAGGATTGAATTCGGCACAAGGGAACGTCCAACTGCATACGGAATTGACGGAAGCCATGCCGCAGGTCGTTTTCGGTGGTGAAGGACTTCACGAGGTCACCTTCTTCCGTGAGAGTTTTGCACAACGCCTGATATACTCGCTGGATATTAAACCGCACCCTATCAGCACATTCTTATTTTCTCCTCATACTTTGCTCTATGGACATTTGGGATTGCCAAACCCGGATATCGGTCCCGAGCTCTATCAAGAATACCTAAGTTTGTATGAGAATTGGGGTGTTTTGCCGACGCTTCGTCTCTGGTCAACTGAACAGTTGGAGAAAGATCATCTCGGAACACAGCAGTTACTCTCGCTCGCCAGGGCTTGGCAAAAGTTCGGTTTCAAGCCTGATTTTGAAATGGATTGGGGAACAGGAACGCTTTTTCAATATATAGGCAAAGGCGGTGAAGTCGCAACACTTCAAAAAACGGACGGACGGGTTACGTTCGTTCTACCAGAGGATGGCATCGGGTATGAAAGAATCTTTGGGGTAGCACAGGTGGAAACCGAGCGAAGTCTTCTACATTGGCATGCTTACAATCAGACAACGCTCCTTGGATTAAATCCTAAAAAACCTTATTTTTTAAATGATGCCTCCCGCGATTTTTCGCAAGTGCATATTAATGCCTTACCAGAAGATGTTTCTCTAACAGCATCGCGTGTGACCGAAAATGCTGCCCTCTTTCGTCTTGAAAGAACGAATGCCTCTCACGAAATCGATTTGTTGTCACAGTTTCATCTCGTGCGGACGGGCATTGTCTTGAATTCGGAAGAATTGTCACGACAGAGAGGTGCCACTTTCCAACCTGCTGAGGCTTCTGTCGCTGGGGTTCACAAAACCGCGATCCACGCCCATCCGCCGTATCAAGGTATCAGCGGGGATGCATTCGGGGAATGGACCCTTTCACTACCGGATAGTCCTGATATCCGTTTAGAATTTGACATCGGGTTGCGGGACGGTTCTGAAGGTTCCGATGGCGTAACATTCATTGTCTCCATCCAGGGCGATGAGGTTTTTCGTAAACATTATAACGAACAGAGATGGGAACATATCACTCTTGATTTGTCATCTTATCGGAATCAACAAGTTACGCTCCGATTTACCACGACACCCGGTCCCGTTGGAAATGGCGCGTGGGATTGGGCGATGTGGGGCGTACCCAAAATCGTTTCCGAACCTTCAAACGCACCTGCGAAAGTAGGATTTTTCTTAACCAATGAACCGATAAAAAATTTTCCTGATACGCTTGAGTATCAAGGAGATAGTCAATATTCTCTTGATACCGAGCTGCCTGCACAGGTATTCTTTTTCTTCAATACGCCACAACAAGTGGATGGAGTCTATAACCTGACGGATGCCCAATTTGTTGCTGGGCTCCAGTATAATGGTATATTCCGACTCGGAAGTGTTTGGGGTTCAGGTCAACGAATGAAATTGACTGCTGCTGGCGTGAGTAAAAACACGATTTCAGCACATCCACCCCCGAATGGACAAACCGTTCTCCAGTTCTTACTGTCTCTGCCACATGTCCAAGAATTGACCTTCGATTTTTCAATGGGGCTGCCCGATAGAAGTTGTAGCCTTGATGGATTGTTCTTTAAAGTGTTTCTGAACGGAGAAAAGCGGTTTGAACACTTCGCATTCAACACACCGGGTTGGGTGGACGCGCAAGTCTCTCTTTCTGAGTTTGCCGGTGAAGTTGTGTTATTGGAGTTGGTGACCGACTCCGTCGAAAGTGCAACCTGTGACTGGGCGCATTGGGCAAATTTAATGATTACTCCTAAAGACTTTAAACCCCGTGGTGATGCCAGCAATTAG
- a CDS encoding flippase, with the protein MNRILKNTSSLFSAHLIGRLGSLVITVWLMPRYFTESELGGYFVAIALTNLIAILTELGIQNPLIREMTLHLHQTRHYLGNALIVRCILSIIAYSIMLISGIFFYTPIIVEMIIFLGLAEITNSIAQLYRCVFRAYEEMKYEALTVIAERGVFLFVSGGAILFGYGLVTVCQVMLAAGCINLIFSVGFTRFHFTPLRFQPSRKTVKVLMQQALPFAIGNLFNLLYFRVDAIMLSKLSSEGVDANTWYGLAYTIVNAFTILPGAFMMGAMFPVLSRAWEREKGRFPGAYTFGMRWMVLCGFPFAIGLSILSSEITAVLFPTYTSAQVDKVATALQWLSWAGGLLFVTTAVLAVLRATDKRRAFSVLMGTTAFLNICLNLYLIPRFSHVGAAIAMVISEAYVLVVGIGYISRNIVTFRETFPIIPTLLKAVCLSAVMGIGLVLLKGFLSVWVLIPLAVLFYGGGIAVLGEFRSRFRFD; encoded by the coding sequence ATGAACCGTATCCTTAAAAACACGTCCAGTCTCTTTAGTGCGCACCTTATCGGTCGCCTCGGCTCACTGGTGATAACAGTCTGGCTGATGCCACGTTATTTCACCGAAAGTGAACTTGGCGGCTATTTTGTTGCAATTGCGCTTACCAATCTGATTGCGATCCTAACAGAACTCGGCATACAAAACCCACTCATCCGAGAGATGACGCTACATCTCCATCAGACACGACACTATCTCGGGAACGCGCTCATCGTTCGCTGTATTCTGTCAATCATTGCATACAGCATCATGCTTATCAGCGGTATCTTCTTCTACACCCCCATAATTGTAGAGATGATAATTTTCTTAGGGTTAGCAGAGATCACCAATTCCATTGCGCAGCTGTACCGGTGCGTCTTCCGTGCATACGAGGAGATGAAATATGAGGCACTCACTGTGATTGCCGAGCGTGGCGTTTTTCTTTTCGTCAGCGGCGGGGCGATCCTCTTTGGATATGGATTGGTGACTGTCTGTCAAGTCATGTTAGCAGCGGGTTGCATTAACCTTATTTTCAGTGTTGGGTTCACCCGATTCCACTTCACGCCACTCCGTTTCCAACCAAGTCGAAAGACAGTAAAAGTGCTGATGCAGCAGGCACTTCCCTTTGCTATCGGTAATCTCTTCAACTTGCTCTATTTCCGTGTAGATGCGATCATGCTGTCAAAGTTAAGTTCAGAAGGTGTAGATGCTAACACGTGGTACGGGTTGGCGTATACCATTGTCAACGCCTTTACAATCCTGCCGGGTGCGTTCATGATGGGTGCGATGTTTCCAGTGCTGTCGCGTGCATGGGAGAGAGAAAAGGGGAGATTCCCGGGCGCATACACTTTCGGTATGCGATGGATGGTCCTATGCGGATTTCCGTTCGCGATTGGACTTTCAATATTATCATCCGAAATTACGGCAGTATTATTTCCGACTTACACATCGGCGCAAGTAGATAAAGTGGCAACAGCACTTCAGTGGCTCAGTTGGGCAGGTGGACTCCTCTTCGTAACGACCGCAGTGCTGGCAGTCCTACGCGCAACAGATAAACGGCGTGCCTTCTCAGTTCTCATGGGGACGACAGCATTCTTGAACATCTGCCTGAATTTATACCTGATTCCGCGTTTCAGCCATGTCGGTGCAGCGATCGCGATGGTCATCAGCGAAGCATACGTGCTTGTGGTTGGGATTGGCTATATCTCAAGAAATATAGTCACATTCCGCGAAACATTTCCCATAATACCAACACTTTTGAAAGCCGTCTGCCTCTCTGCTGTGATGGGTATCGGTTTGGTGTTGTTGAAAGGATTTTTGTCGGTTTGGGTGTTGATCCCGTTGGCGGTGCTGTTTTATGGTGGGGGGATCGCCGTTTTAGGCGAATTCCGGTCAAGATTTAGGTTTGATTAG
- the tsaB gene encoding tRNA (adenosine(37)-N6)-threonylcarbamoyltransferase complex dimerization subunit type 1 TsaB: protein MKILGIDTSTPIGSVALIDGDNLAAEHTLNIVQAHSSRLMPAIDTVLKWSDITTDDLDGCAVGIGPGSFTGIRIGVATIKSLCYALDKPIVGVSTLEAVAYNLRWTNGIICPLLDARRSEVYGAIFQGGTEWQRLSEDLCLSLDAFLDRLDTHTSPEHTINFAGDGLLTYGDAVRERLGKRADFADAIFNVPRGATIAHLGRQRLQNDDVDDYWTLVPNYVRVGLY, encoded by the coding sequence ATGAAAATCTTAGGTATTGATACTTCAACGCCAATTGGCAGCGTCGCCTTAATAGACGGCGATAACTTAGCCGCTGAACATACACTCAATATCGTCCAAGCACACTCTTCCAGACTCATGCCTGCGATCGACACGGTCTTAAAGTGGAGCGACATTACAACAGACGACTTAGACGGATGCGCTGTCGGCATCGGGCCCGGATCGTTTACGGGCATCCGTATCGGCGTTGCGACGATTAAATCGCTCTGTTATGCCCTCGACAAACCGATCGTCGGTGTCTCAACATTGGAAGCGGTCGCGTACAACCTCCGATGGACAAACGGCATCATTTGCCCGCTTCTCGATGCTCGCCGGAGTGAAGTCTACGGTGCTATTTTTCAAGGCGGCACGGAATGGCAACGTCTCAGCGAGGATCTCTGCCTATCACTTGATGCTTTCCTTGATCGTCTTGATACACACACTTCTCCAGAGCACACTATTAACTTCGCTGGTGATGGATTGTTGACGTATGGAGACGCAGTCCGTGAAAGGCTCGGCAAGCGTGCCGACTTTGCTGATGCTATTTTCAATGTTCCACGCGGTGCAACGATCGCGCATCTCGGCAGGCAACGTTTACAAAACGACGATGTTGACGACTACTGGACATTAGTGCCGAACTACGTTAGGGTTGGACTCTATTGA
- a CDS encoding transglutaminase-like domain-containing protein, which translates to MTKNPKSDPFFSFAHLDNDEIQLATGALLIAQSEYPDLNIETCLRQLDKMAEAVREQIQGATLPEQHIAELNRYLFEEIGFTGNIDNYYALGNNFLNVVLKKKTGIPITLGVVYIEVGRRAGLPLVGVNFPSHFLVKYQREHLDILLDVFENGMFMDDDRLHAKLQANFGEEVLLERNMLAETTDKEILARILRNLTRAYTLLEQYDKALTAAERITWLSPKAAGDYRTLGYLYYKNHAYGESITAFETYLQLAGKTPDTAAVEQNIQHLQKLLSRLN; encoded by the coding sequence ATGACGAAAAACCCGAAAAGCGATCCATTTTTCTCCTTCGCGCACCTTGATAATGATGAAATACAGCTTGCGACAGGCGCGCTCCTTATCGCCCAAAGCGAGTATCCCGACCTCAACATTGAGACGTGCCTCCGCCAATTAGATAAAATGGCAGAGGCTGTTCGGGAACAGATCCAAGGCGCAACGCTGCCGGAGCAGCACATCGCTGAACTCAATCGCTACCTCTTTGAAGAAATAGGGTTCACAGGAAATATTGATAACTACTACGCTTTAGGAAATAATTTTCTTAATGTTGTGTTAAAAAAGAAGACAGGTATCCCGATTACGTTAGGCGTTGTCTACATTGAAGTCGGCAGGCGCGCCGGACTCCCGCTCGTTGGTGTAAATTTTCCAAGTCATTTTCTTGTTAAATATCAACGTGAACATTTAGATATTCTGCTTGACGTGTTTGAAAATGGGATGTTCATGGACGACGATAGACTCCATGCAAAACTCCAAGCGAACTTCGGTGAAGAGGTACTATTAGAACGGAATATGTTAGCGGAAACCACGGATAAGGAAATTTTAGCACGTATTTTGCGGAACCTGACACGTGCCTATACACTCCTTGAGCAGTATGACAAAGCCCTCACAGCGGCTGAGCGCATCACATGGCTGTCGCCCAAAGCTGCGGGTGATTACCGTACACTCGGTTACTTATATTACAAGAATCATGCGTATGGCGAGAGTATCACCGCTTTTGAGACATATCTTCAACTTGCGGGGAAAACACCGGACACCGCAGCGGTCGAGCAAAATATACAACATCTCCAAAAACTGCTTTCTCGTCTGAATTAA
- a CDS encoding DEAD/DEAH box helicase — MRYKGLELDRFQEEAIAAINRDTSVIVTAPTGAGKTVIAEYAVEKCLQENRRVIYTAPIKALSNQKYRDFYAEYGDKIGIVTGDVVLNPYAQVLLMTTEIFRNTIFDDIERLQDVSYVIFDEIHYINDIERGTVWEESIIFAPQHIKFVCLSATIPNIKPFAEWMQSVRDIDIEIVEELERPVPLEHHLYFKGYGIGGIKHITTLRNRAHRETRKRRPDLPDDKPIKPLPTDFTETRLIPYLHQEKQLPCLYFCFSRKGCEENASALVFGSQVALLNKKQKAEIVKQFDELCVQFDIAAEKKVAEFRKLVSCGIAYHHAGMLPTLKEVVERLFTSGLIQLLFTTETFAVGINMPACSVVFDSLEKFDGIGFRYLKAREYHQMSGRAGRRGIDTIGYVYSQIVPAYADTAEIKAVVADKVEPIESQFNLSYSSILNLYQKYGDDIYDVYTMSLSNHQNRVRVTKLNKQIEDKTEKLQILPEPECIHDGIDGTEQIQKHYRQKRKREKNLQRLHVEMSQIKSQTRGKKRKKERVRRLKVVHREINRLRTGGDQSICEECQHLQTCTSRYKIIRKEEERLQKLKKRSTFIENDPRQQIAARLKVLEELGYTEAQTLLPRGSTAAHIYGYEVQLTQLLFSGFFEKLTEDEINCLMVAIVSEPRKDGYFKPLKNERLLEILYAVNSEISFIQYLEVKHNVTEVTPMLELRLCTAMLAWSRGCEFDRLEKYARLDAGDFVRTFRLVIDQLRQIRRAMAGHTALVDKLNRCIGKINRDVVDAERQLRIGQENLDEVRAADVVDVNASPSVVREDLDNTEVEDEILPSL, encoded by the coding sequence ATGCGCTACAAAGGGTTAGAATTGGATCGGTTTCAGGAGGAAGCGATCGCGGCAATTAATCGGGATACTTCGGTTATTGTCACTGCTCCTACAGGAGCTGGCAAAACTGTTATCGCAGAGTACGCTGTCGAAAAGTGCCTTCAAGAAAACCGCCGTGTTATTTATACCGCACCGATCAAAGCCCTCAGCAACCAAAAATATCGGGACTTTTATGCTGAATACGGCGACAAAATTGGCATTGTTACAGGCGATGTGGTGCTAAATCCGTATGCCCAAGTCCTATTGATGACGACCGAAATTTTCCGAAATACCATCTTTGATGACATTGAACGGTTACAGGATGTCTCCTACGTCATTTTTGACGAAATCCACTATATTAACGATATTGAGCGTGGCACTGTTTGGGAAGAGAGCATCATCTTCGCACCCCAACATATTAAATTTGTCTGCCTGAGTGCCACGATTCCGAACATTAAGCCCTTCGCGGAGTGGATGCAGAGCGTCCGAGATATTGATATTGAGATCGTGGAGGAATTAGAGCGTCCTGTCCCCTTGGAACATCACCTCTATTTTAAAGGTTACGGTATTGGTGGTATAAAGCATATCACTACGCTTCGCAACAGAGCGCACCGCGAAACGCGTAAACGAAGACCCGATCTGCCTGACGATAAACCTATAAAGCCGCTTCCGACTGATTTTACGGAGACACGGCTTATTCCATATCTCCATCAAGAGAAGCAGCTGCCATGCCTCTATTTCTGTTTTAGCCGAAAAGGGTGTGAGGAAAACGCATCCGCATTGGTATTCGGATCGCAGGTAGCGTTGCTTAATAAAAAGCAGAAAGCGGAGATTGTAAAGCAATTTGACGAACTTTGCGTTCAGTTTGACATCGCTGCAGAAAAAAAGGTCGCAGAGTTTCGTAAGTTGGTCAGCTGCGGGATCGCCTATCATCATGCGGGGATGTTACCCACGCTCAAAGAGGTCGTAGAACGGCTATTTACTTCTGGATTGATTCAACTCCTCTTTACTACAGAGACATTTGCTGTTGGTATTAATATGCCCGCTTGCTCTGTTGTTTTTGATAGCCTTGAAAAATTTGATGGTATCGGTTTTCGCTATCTCAAGGCGCGTGAGTATCACCAAATGTCAGGACGTGCAGGCAGACGCGGTATTGACACGATCGGTTACGTCTACTCCCAAATTGTTCCTGCTTACGCTGATACAGCTGAGATTAAAGCCGTTGTCGCTGATAAGGTCGAGCCGATTGAGAGCCAATTTAATCTCTCCTATTCCAGTATTCTTAATCTTTATCAGAAATATGGTGATGATATTTACGATGTTTACACGATGAGTTTAAGCAACCACCAAAATCGTGTACGTGTGACGAAACTCAACAAGCAGATTGAGGATAAAACTGAGAAACTACAAATACTACCGGAGCCCGAATGCATTCACGACGGTATTGATGGGACTGAACAAATTCAGAAGCATTATCGGCAAAAGCGGAAGCGAGAGAAAAATCTCCAGCGTTTGCATGTAGAGATGTCACAAATCAAATCGCAGACAAGGGGAAAGAAACGAAAAAAGGAGCGCGTAAGGAGATTAAAAGTTGTTCACCGGGAGATAAATCGTTTACGGACGGGTGGCGATCAGAGCATTTGTGAAGAATGTCAGCACTTGCAAACATGCACAAGCAGATATAAGATTATCCGCAAAGAGGAAGAGCGACTTCAGAAACTTAAAAAGAGATCCACATTTATTGAAAATGATCCGAGGCAGCAAATAGCCGCACGTCTTAAAGTCCTTGAAGAATTGGGCTATACTGAAGCGCAGACGCTTCTGCCACGTGGGAGCACCGCCGCGCATATTTATGGGTATGAAGTCCAGTTGACCCAATTGCTGTTTAGCGGTTTTTTTGAAAAACTTACGGAAGACGAAATTAACTGCCTCATGGTAGCGATCGTCTCTGAACCGCGTAAGGACGGTTACTTTAAGCCACTCAAGAATGAACGTTTATTAGAGATACTCTATGCTGTCAATTCTGAAATTTCATTTATCCAGTATTTAGAGGTTAAGCATAACGTGACAGAAGTTACACCGATGCTGGAACTTCGCCTTTGTACTGCGATGCTGGCGTGGAGTCGCGGTTGTGAATTTGATAGATTAGAAAAATATGCCCGTTTGGATGCTGGTGACTTTGTCCGAACCTTCCGACTCGTTATTGATCAACTCCGTCAAATTCGCCGTGCTATGGCTGGACATACGGCTCTCGTTGATAAACTCAACCGATGCATCGGAAAAATTAACAGAGATGTTGTTGATGCCGAGCGACAATTGCGAATCGGGCAGGAAAATCTCGATGAAGTGAGGGCAGCAGACGTTGTTGATGTCAATGCGTCGCCGTCTGTAGTCCGTGAGGATCTGGATAATACTGAAGTGGAAGATGAGATATTGCCTTCTTTGTAA
- a CDS encoding GNAT family N-acetyltransferase, with the protein MANQDFNLAGALKVRSAEKEDATHLHSYCFPEKTKTQVTKELDADLAEESQTHRLVAEVGGYPIGQISITRDAVDPEVAEVGGLAVSAPFRPLGVADHLIAAAEVTAAENGVKTLEIELPSSETSVIERYKDWGFTEKPLVVLQKALDSAPEADDGEDEEATAENGEENEAVDAGGEQQELLDT; encoded by the coding sequence ATGGCAAATCAAGACTTCAATCTGGCTGGTGCCCTTAAAGTGCGATCGGCTGAAAAAGAAGATGCAACGCATTTACACTCATATTGTTTCCCTGAAAAAACCAAGACGCAGGTTACGAAAGAATTGGATGCAGATTTGGCGGAGGAGAGTCAAACACACCGACTTGTTGCGGAGGTCGGCGGGTACCCGATTGGACAAATTTCCATAACGCGAGATGCCGTTGATCCTGAAGTCGCAGAAGTAGGTGGTCTTGCTGTGTCTGCGCCTTTCCGTCCATTGGGGGTAGCTGACCACCTCATAGCGGCTGCTGAGGTCACAGCAGCAGAAAATGGTGTGAAAACGCTCGAAATTGAACTTCCGTCTTCCGAGACATCTGTTATAGAGAGGTATAAGGATTGGGGTTTCACTGAAAAACCCCTTGTTGTTCTTCAGAAGGCACTTGACTCGGCACCGGAAGCAGATGATGGTGAAGATGAAGAAGCAACAGCCGAAAATGGAGAGGAAAACGAAGCTGTCGACGCAGGTGGTGAGCAGCAAGAGCTGCTTGATACTTAA
- a CDS encoding HEAT repeat domain-containing protein, with amino-acid sequence MKRIWFAFVLVLFSVGCGTQNENLAKGKELIKSDKRRKEERAVREFKLALQQPTDNAEAHYLLGLYNSQEFYEPNTPDWETASIAERGKQMFLAYEEEKGKYLERLVFETLRDDDLDIQNAALDALKRVYKQGDRKRLLSQLQKAIKSSDNRDRHNAHWVLGHLGKDDPSTIVPILVKLLEHGRTETRLNAVKALGEVGSEDAIPALAVLIESGSAKWKRDREEPEVRQLAVEALGKIGGTAVPVLVKIVENKGSSLRVDAIRALAVLGDEKVVEPLLDALKEQSSRDVAIPLN; translated from the coding sequence ATGAAAAGAATCTGGTTCGCTTTTGTACTCGTTCTTTTTAGTGTTGGATGCGGCACGCAGAACGAAAATCTCGCGAAGGGCAAAGAATTGATTAAGTCGGATAAACGGCGGAAAGAAGAACGCGCTGTCCGAGAATTTAAACTCGCGCTGCAGCAACCGACGGATAACGCTGAAGCACATTATCTGCTCGGGCTTTATAACTCTCAGGAGTTTTACGAGCCGAATACACCTGATTGGGAGACGGCATCGATCGCTGAGCGTGGTAAACAGATGTTCCTTGCCTATGAAGAAGAAAAAGGTAAATACCTTGAGAGACTTGTTTTTGAGACGCTGCGCGATGATGATCTGGATATCCAAAACGCTGCGCTTGACGCGCTAAAACGTGTCTATAAGCAAGGTGATAGGAAACGGCTCCTCAGCCAGCTCCAAAAAGCGATTAAGTCCAGTGATAATCGCGATAGACACAATGCGCATTGGGTCCTCGGGCATCTTGGCAAAGATGACCCCAGCACGATTGTGCCTATTTTGGTGAAACTTCTGGAACACGGACGCACGGAGACCCGCTTGAATGCTGTCAAGGCACTTGGGGAGGTCGGTAGTGAAGACGCTATCCCCGCACTCGCTGTACTTATTGAATCCGGTTCCGCTAAGTGGAAACGCGACCGAGAAGAACCTGAGGTCCGACAACTCGCTGTGGAAGCCCTTGGGAAAATCGGTGGGACTGCTGTGCCTGTGTTAGTCAAAATTGTGGAAAACAAAGGGTCATCGCTGCGCGTTGATGCGATCCGCGCATTGGCGGTACTCGGCGACGAGAAAGTTGTGGAACCGCTCTTAGATGCTTTGAAAGAACAGAGCAGTCGAGATGTTGCTATTCCTCTTAATTGA
- a CDS encoding metallophosphoesterase, with protein MKIGLISDLHTDVTPLNRAILPHLIDAVKAAQLDVLVLAGDIARHLVQLSETLNAFQLADLACKKLFVPGNHDIWAIETPDVTSERKCEIISTLCYECGFHPLMDEPFVNEQIGFCGTIGWYDYSFAPDGYDFSDAQYAEKELMGAVWNDKRYAKWSGTDCVVARRFEAELKAQITAVRGDVSRIIVVTHHVPFQECIQYRGELPWDFFRAFMGSQHLGMLCLEEPRVTHVLFGHTHQALDMQIRNLRAICAPVGYLQEEPTVGLQDYATQCLACFEV; from the coding sequence ATGAAAATTGGACTCATTTCAGATTTGCACACAGACGTTACGCCTTTGAACAGAGCAATCCTTCCACATCTTATTGACGCGGTGAAGGCGGCACAACTTGATGTATTAGTGCTTGCGGGCGATATTGCCCGCCATTTAGTTCAACTTTCTGAAACACTTAACGCATTTCAACTTGCAGATTTAGCGTGTAAGAAATTATTTGTCCCCGGCAACCATGACATCTGGGCAATTGAGACACCTGATGTCACAAGCGAACGGAAATGTGAGATTATTTCAACACTCTGTTATGAGTGTGGGTTTCACCCGCTCATGGATGAACCTTTTGTCAATGAACAGATCGGTTTCTGTGGGACTATCGGTTGGTACGATTATAGTTTCGCACCAGACGGGTATGACTTCTCCGATGCCCAATATGCCGAGAAAGAATTGATGGGGGCAGTCTGGAACGATAAACGCTATGCCAAGTGGTCAGGGACGGATTGTGTTGTTGCTCGACGTTTTGAGGCAGAACTGAAGGCGCAGATTACCGCCGTTCGAGGCGATGTGTCACGGATTATTGTTGTTACACACCATGTTCCGTTCCAAGAGTGTATCCAGTACCGTGGCGAATTGCCGTGGGATTTCTTTCGCGCATTCATGGGAAGTCAACACTTGGGGATGCTCTGTTTGGAAGAACCGCGGGTCACGCATGTCCTCTTCGGGCATACGCATCAGGCACTTGATATGCAAATTCGCAATCTGCGAGCTATTTGTGCACCTGTCGGCTATCTTCAAGAAGAACCGACGGTAGGATTGCAGGATTATGCAACGCAATGTTTAGCTTGTTTCGAGGTATGA